The region AGTATCAGATAGATCTGACTTTCCAGTGCGTTGTGGCTGAAAAGGCTGGTTTTAACGTCAGAAAAGGTCACCTTATTTTTCTCGACAACTCATATGTATTCAATGGTGAGTTGGATGTTCAAAGCCTATTAACTAGCTCCGACGAGACTGAGTTCGTAAGCCAGAATAAAGGCTCCATAGAGCAGCAGATCGAGATCGCTACCGCAGCCTTGGACGAAACAGAGCCAGCCGCGAGTCTCATCGGATACTGCAAAGCCAATAAGCTAGGTTGCCGGTTCATTTTGAGGCATTATCCAGACATTCCCGAATACAATGTTTCCAATCTCTTCAATGCTGGTTCGAAGAAACTTAACACCCTCCTAACAGACGGCATACTGAATTTAACTGACATACCAACTGACTTTGCCTTGACCGATCGTGAGGCGGCGATAGTTGCAGTCGAGCGTTCCGGACAGCCATATATCGATAAGGAAACTATCAAAGGCGAGATCGACGGTCTCACGTTTCCGTTAAATTTTCTTGACTACGAGAGCTTCAATCCCGCGGTGCCGAAGTTTAAGAGCACTCGACCTTACCAGCAAATGGTGTTTCAGTATTCCCTCCACACAATCGATGAGCCGGGAGCCGAAACAAGGCATTCATATCATCTATCGAGAAATGATGGGCGCCATCCTACAGAGGAGATTGTCGAGCGTCTTCACGAAGATCTTAATGGACGAACTGGCACCATTATTATTTGGAGCGAAGGCTTTGAAAAAACACGCAATACAGAAATGGGTGAGATGTTTCCGGACTATGCTCCGTTTCTAGAAAAGCTCAATGAGAATGTTTACGATCTTCGAAAGATTTTCTCGCGACGTTTATACATGCACCCTCGCTTTCGCGGTCGGGACTCGATAAAAAAGGTGCTTCCCGTGATTACAGACCTTTCGTACGAAGGAATGGATATTGCTGATGGCCTGACGGCCTCTATTAAGTGGTATCACGCGGCGACCGGTCGCGGAACGCAGGAAGAGCGAGACAAAACCTTTCGTGACCTTGAGGCCTATTGCCATCGCGATACGCTCGCGATGGTCGAGATATACAATCACTTGTTGACGACCTGATTTATGGAAAAGTTAAAAATGCGCACTCCTGATTTTACCGACGAGAATATCGCCCGTCTCGCGGAGCTTTTCCCAAATTGCG is a window of Chloracidobacterium sp. DNA encoding:
- a CDS encoding DUF2779 domain-containing protein — its product is MLTKSDFQRFLTCKNEYWLDHHFPEEKSEPSLDYQLRREAGYEVEGLATTLAGFKDRNDVTVDFGTEFQTDTLYAKADIVLTDKVTEEIEIYEVKSGTKAKEEYQIDLTFQCVVAEKAGFNVRKGHLIFLDNSYVFNGELDVQSLLTSSDETEFVSQNKGSIEQQIEIATAALDETEPAASLIGYCKANKLGCRFILRHYPDIPEYNVSNLFNAGSKKLNTLLTDGILNLTDIPTDFALTDREAAIVAVERSGQPYIDKETIKGEIDGLTFPLNFLDYESFNPAVPKFKSTRPYQQMVFQYSLHTIDEPGAETRHSYHLSRNDGRHPTEEIVERLHEDLNGRTGTIIIWSEGFEKTRNTEMGEMFPDYAPFLEKLNENVYDLRKIFSRRLYMHPRFRGRDSIKKVLPVITDLSYEGMDIADGLTASIKWYHAATGRGTQEERDKTFRDLEAYCHRDTLAMVEIYNHLLTT